The following proteins are co-located in the Halarcobacter sp. genome:
- a CDS encoding GNAT family N-acetyltransferase, with translation MTILETKRLKLRTLTLSDIKTLYNLVFLDKEVVKYTFGNEFKTFLEVENFIKQNCNFDSNLGLSIIEEKEKKQIIGLAGVIECDYLGKKDYEFGFILGKNYWNKGFATEIGQAQIDFVKDTLKEKRVLALAHKKNTSSIKCLKKLGLEYIKTVSTKNRGDRKVYILDF, from the coding sequence TTGACAATTTTAGAAACAAAAAGATTAAAACTTAGAACCCTTACTCTTAGTGATATAAAGACTTTATACAATCTTGTTTTTCTTGATAAAGAGGTTGTAAAGTACACTTTTGGAAATGAATTTAAAACTTTTTTAGAAGTGGAAAATTTTATAAAACAAAATTGTAATTTTGATTCAAATCTTGGATTGTCTATTATAGAAGAGAAAGAGAAGAAACAAATAATTGGTTTAGCAGGAGTTATTGAGTGTGATTATTTGGGAAAAAAAGATTATGAGTTTGGTTTTATTTTAGGTAAAAACTATTGGAATAAAGGTTTTGCAACTGAAATAGGTCAAGCCCAAATCGATTTTGTAAAAGATACTTTAAAAGAAAAAAGAGTTTTAGCTTTAGCACATAAGAAAAATACCTCCTCAATAAAGTGTTTAAAAAAACTTGGATTAGAATATATTAAAACTGTAAGTACCAAAAATAGAGGAGATAGGAAAGTTTATATTTTGGATTTTTAA
- a CDS encoding flavodoxin: protein MAKIGIFCGTAGGTSMAVADALAEAFGIEEDDVINMEEDFDDIEQFEDYDVLFIGSSTWGQGDVHFSWVDPQLEMEDEEVDLSGKTVAFFGAGDSVKHGEHFCSALGKLHKTFTSLGAKAVGSVEKDGYSYEFSLAEMDGKLCGLAIDNHNEEDKTEERIENWISNLKGQIPA, encoded by the coding sequence ATGGCTAAGATTGGAATTTTTTGTGGAACTGCTGGTGGAACGTCAATGGCTGTGGCGGATGCATTAGCTGAGGCTTTTGGAATTGAAGAAGATGATGTAATCAATATGGAAGAAGATTTTGATGATATTGAACAATTTGAAGACTATGATGTATTATTTATAGGAAGTTCAACTTGGGGACAAGGTGATGTACACTTTTCATGGGTTGACCCTCAATTAGAAATGGAAGATGAAGAGGTAGACTTATCTGGAAAAACTGTGGCATTTTTTGGAGCTGGAGATAGTGTAAAACATGGTGAGCATTTTTGTTCAGCATTAGGAAAATTACATAAAACATTTACATCTTTAGGAGCAAAGGCTGTTGGTTCTGTAGAAAAAGATGGTTACTCTTATGAATTTTCTCTTGCAGAAATGGATGGAAAACTTTGTGGATTAGCAATTGATAACCACAATGAAGAAGATAAAACTGAAGAAAGAATTGAAAACTGGATTTCAAACTTAAAGGGACAAATACCCGCATAA
- a CDS encoding RNA polymerase factor sigma-54, with translation MAPTLSTSVAQKQNLNLSLKMWLPMLQTSLQDLEKHLKNVSYENPFLEIKKPKEFYNNFMPQGTSGEFIESLALYSESLNDKISEQICAPNFPTPNSQKVALEILCDINEEGYFEGDIEKIAITCNVFKEYVESIRQRFSRLEPAGIGAINLSESFLFQLDACDKKIDDELYNFIKKIIKDIAHLDKYAAHHRFEDAKNVIKYFNNPPAVDYINTNVQIIPDFYVDIGEDINVKINHAYYPDIEVKDPFSSKNETIKEKLKEARDLVNLLNLRKSTLYKIVLLIVEKQIGFFVGGELKPFSMQELAKELGFAESTISRAVANKYIECSLGIFPLKHFFTNAVNNKDLSSSQIKSYIKSLVEYEDKETPLTDQHILEMIFEKFDLKMVRRTITKYRKMLDIPSSKERKKLYKVENL, from the coding sequence ATGGCACCTACATTATCAACCTCAGTTGCTCAAAAGCAAAATCTTAATTTATCTTTGAAGATGTGGCTTCCTATGCTACAAACTTCACTTCAAGACCTAGAGAAACATCTAAAAAATGTCTCTTATGAAAACCCATTTTTAGAGATTAAAAAACCAAAAGAGTTTTATAACAATTTTATGCCTCAAGGAACAAGTGGAGAATTTATTGAATCACTTGCTTTATACAGTGAATCTTTAAATGATAAAATAAGTGAACAAATATGCGCACCAAATTTTCCTACACCAAACTCTCAAAAAGTTGCATTAGAAATTCTTTGCGATATAAATGAAGAGGGGTATTTTGAAGGTGATATAGAAAAGATAGCAATTACTTGTAATGTCTTTAAAGAATATGTAGAGTCTATTAGACAACGATTTTCAAGATTAGAACCAGCTGGTATTGGAGCAATTAATTTATCAGAATCATTTCTTTTTCAATTAGATGCTTGTGATAAAAAAATTGATGATGAACTATATAATTTTATTAAAAAAATCATAAAAGATATAGCTCATCTTGATAAATATGCAGCACATCATAGATTTGAAGATGCAAAAAATGTAATAAAATATTTTAATAACCCACCTGCAGTTGATTATATAAATACAAATGTACAAATTATTCCAGATTTTTATGTTGATATTGGTGAAGATATAAATGTAAAAATCAATCATGCTTATTATCCAGATATTGAAGTAAAAGATCCTTTTTCATCTAAAAATGAAACAATAAAAGAGAAACTAAAAGAAGCAAGAGACTTAGTAAATCTGTTAAATTTACGAAAATCAACTCTTTATAAAATCGTTTTATTAATTGTTGAAAAACAAATTGGTTTTTTTGTAGGTGGAGAACTTAAACCCTTCTCAATGCAAGAATTAGCAAAAGAGTTAGGATTTGCAGAATCAACAATCAGTAGAGCTGTTGCAAATAAATATATAGAGTGTAGTTTAGGTATTTTTCCATTAAAACACTTTTTTACAAACGCAGTAAACAATAAAGATTTATCTTCATCACAAATAAAAAGTTATATAAAATCACTAGTAGAGTATGAAGATAAAGAGACTCCTTTAACAGATCAACATATCTTAGAAATGATATTTGAAAAGTTCGATTTAAAAATGGTTAGACGTACTATTACAAAATATCGAAAGATGCTAGATATTCCATCATCTAAAGAGAGAAAGAAACTCTACAAAGTTGAAAATCTATAA
- a CDS encoding redoxin family protein produces the protein MEVKYKKEVYKLGKKERKVESEAPAVRVKMVGGETKVIGMMAPKTQVMITLPCIKAYNNGLHNIIEEYSSKAVVYIITKSSDENVEKVKNAYSIDENFISNDFKDFSLKFGVNMNEELIAKSLFVIDKEGVIKYKQIPTNIETSFDLDEFKSALHEVVNFKQKGHTHENWMGA, from the coding sequence ATGGAAGTTAAATATAAAAAAGAAGTTTATAAGTTAGGGAAAAAAGAGAGAAAAGTTGAAAGTGAAGCACCAGCAGTAAGAGTTAAAATGGTAGGTGGTGAGACAAAAGTTATAGGGATGATGGCTCCAAAAACACAAGTTATGATCACATTACCTTGTATAAAAGCATATAACAATGGTTTACACAATATTATCGAAGAGTATTCATCTAAAGCTGTAGTTTATATTATTACCAAAAGTAGTGATGAAAACGTAGAAAAAGTAAAAAATGCTTATTCTATAGATGAAAATTTTATTTCAAATGACTTTAAAGATTTTTCTCTTAAGTTTGGAGTAAATATGAATGAAGAACTTATTGCAAAATCTTTATTTGTAATAGATAAAGAGGGTGTTATTAAATATAAACAAATACCAACGAATATTGAAACAAGTTTTGATTTAGATGAGTTTAAATCAGCCCTTCATGAAGTTGTGAACTTTAAACAAAAAGGTCATACACATGAGAATTGGATGGGTGCATAA
- a CDS encoding NifB/NifX family molybdenum-iron cluster-binding protein, with translation MSNIKITSNTSGEGMIKVAFATKDLENIDSHFGSAKQFAVYEISKTSTNMSEIKKVTEKDTDKTVALLDGIDIVYFTNVGAIAAAKLINSGIFTIKYKEEVGIEQEVKKLQDMLNGNPPPFIKKIIEKKAA, from the coding sequence ATGAGTAATATTAAAATAACTTCAAACACGTCAGGTGAGGGTATGATCAAAGTAGCTTTTGCTACTAAAGATTTAGAAAATATTGATTCACACTTTGGAAGTGCAAAGCAATTTGCAGTCTATGAGATAAGTAAAACTTCTACAAATATGAGTGAAATAAAAAAAGTTACAGAAAAAGATACAGATAAGACTGTAGCACTATTAGATGGTATTGATATTGTATATTTTACAAATGTTGGAGCTATAGCTGCTGCAAAACTTATTAATAGTGGTATTTTTACAATCAAATATAAAGAAGAAGTTGGGATTGAGCAAGAAGTAAAAAAACTTCAAGATATGTTAAATGGTAACCCGCCCCCTTTTATCAAAAAAATTATTGAAAAGAAGGCTGCGTAA
- a CDS encoding ankyrin repeat domain-containing protein — translation MSFTENLRTWLRENNYDINDLNKQGKHGNSAVMKAAREANTPIVKELIGKGANLDIKNVDGNTALWNACFGSSYDCFYALIDAGININSMNDNGVTALMYCASAGKDDFVKLLIENKADVTLENLDGFKAIDLAVTPKIFKMLKNATVS, via the coding sequence ATGTCATTTACTGAAAATTTAAGAACATGGCTTAGGGAAAATAATTATGATATTAATGATTTAAATAAGCAAGGCAAACATGGAAACTCAGCTGTAATGAAAGCAGCAAGAGAAGCTAATACTCCAATAGTAAAAGAGCTTATAGGAAAAGGTGCGAATCTTGATATTAAAAATGTAGATGGAAATACAGCATTATGGAATGCATGTTTTGGTTCATCTTATGATTGTTTTTATGCACTTATTGATGCGGGAATAAATATAAACTCAATGAATGACAATGGAGTAACAGCACTAATGTATTGTGCAAGTGCCGGGAAAGATGACTTTGTAAAACTATTGATTGAAAATAAGGCTGATGTAACTTTAGAGAATCTAGATGGGTTTAAAGCAATTGATCTTGCTGTAACTCCAAAAATATTTAAAATGCTGAAGAATGCAACAGTTTCATAA
- a CDS encoding MOSC domain-containing protein codes for MKIRSIATGKAKQYLKKHEEFESAYKKDNFVDSIKVDKMGLSGDFQVDKRFHGGEDKAIHIGSGFHLDENPSFDKLFIGCNIVVEELTEDTVCVGDIYKVGEVILEVTQPRQPCWKIGIIFGKDINRYIVKNLATGWYVRVLKEGTIKVNDEMILEKRVSNLTIKDLSNYLKHVPDDRSIIEDILNLDSLAKSYKKDFLKRLGKNNS; via the coding sequence ATGAAAATAAGAAGTATTGCTACAGGAAAAGCAAAGCAATATCTTAAAAAGCATGAAGAGTTTGAAAGTGCTTATAAAAAAGATAACTTTGTAGATTCAATAAAAGTTGATAAAATGGGTCTTAGTGGAGATTTTCAAGTAGACAAAAGATTTCATGGAGGTGAAGATAAAGCTATTCATATTGGTAGTGGGTTTCACTTAGATGAGAATCCAAGTTTTGATAAATTGTTTATAGGTTGTAATATTGTAGTTGAGGAGCTAACAGAAGATACGGTATGTGTAGGGGATATTTATAAAGTTGGTGAAGTTATACTAGAAGTTACCCAACCTAGACAACCTTGTTGGAAAATTGGTATTATATTTGGAAAAGATATTAATAGATATATTGTAAAAAACTTAGCTACTGGTTGGTATGTCAGAGTTTTAAAAGAGGGAACAATTAAAGTTAATGACGAAATGATTTTGGAAAAAAGAGTATCAAATCTTACAATAAAAGATTTGTCAAATTATCTTAAACATGTTCCAGATGATAGAAGTATTATTGAAGATATATTAAATCTTGACTCTCTTGCCAAGTCTTATAAAAAAGATTTTTTAAAAAGACTTGGGAAAAATAATTCATAG
- a CDS encoding nitroreductase family protein, producing the protein MQQFHKKTDITFKNSFEQTQFIDWRTQPRSYKLYPNFFRRYNINEYEELKFIKNFGKITTTKKYGKEEVSLRANPSAGGLYPCEIYIQIRGIKGFLSGIYHYEPLNNNLTLIHELSNDGLEYYFDTDSKKFIFLISNVYFRSSWKYENRANRYLLLDTGHQLASIFTSLKAENIKFEFEFNFDKKNLNKEFGFDSQEFFQCAILIDNEKDTKPKQLREPLISVAPSDYFIKNKFLEEFIQKLENEKFEEQIKASIFEELKMKNIQNSIDKRRSIRGFKKESISKEEFDEITKDIFSIASKINIDLYFINNNIKSMKQGIYKNVTLIQEGDFKAIGTKLAFNQRLGGDSCFTLFFTANEKSNYIISYIFSAFLAHIINLKCANLNIGCTGIGAYFDEESKKILNTTNNILYLQAIGK; encoded by the coding sequence ATGCAACAGTTTCATAAGAAAACTGATATAACATTTAAAAACTCCTTTGAGCAAACCCAATTTATTGATTGGAGAACTCAACCAAGGAGCTATAAACTCTATCCAAATTTTTTTAGAAGATACAATATTAATGAATATGAAGAACTAAAATTCATAAAAAATTTTGGGAAAATTACAACAACAAAAAAATATGGAAAGGAAGAAGTAAGTTTAAGAGCAAATCCTAGTGCAGGAGGACTCTATCCTTGTGAAATTTATATTCAAATTAGAGGAATAAAAGGGTTTTTATCTGGTATTTACCATTATGAACCATTAAATAATAATCTTACTTTAATACATGAACTAAGTAATGATGGACTTGAATACTATTTTGATACAGATTCAAAAAAATTCATTTTTTTGATTAGTAATGTTTATTTTAGAAGCTCATGGAAATATGAAAATAGAGCAAATAGATATTTACTTTTAGATACAGGGCATCAATTAGCTTCTATATTTACCTCTTTAAAAGCTGAAAATATAAAATTTGAATTTGAATTTAATTTTGATAAAAAAAATCTAAATAAAGAGTTTGGATTTGATTCCCAAGAGTTTTTTCAATGTGCTATTTTAATAGACAATGAAAAAGATACAAAACCTAAACAGTTAAGAGAACCCCTTATAAGCGTTGCTCCATCAGATTATTTTATTAAAAACAAATTTTTAGAAGAGTTTATACAAAAACTAGAAAATGAAAAATTTGAGGAGCAAATAAAAGCTTCAATCTTTGAAGAGTTAAAAATGAAAAATATTCAAAACTCTATTGATAAAAGAAGATCTATTAGAGGTTTTAAAAAAGAGTCCATATCAAAAGAAGAGTTTGATGAAATTACAAAAGATATTTTTTCAATTGCAAGTAAAATTAATATAGACCTATATTTTATAAATAATAATATAAAGAGTATGAAACAAGGTATTTACAAAAATGTAACATTGATTCAAGAGGGTGATTTTAAAGCTATTGGAACAAAATTAGCTTTTAATCAAAGGCTTGGTGGAGATAGTTGCTTTACACTATTTTTTACAGCAAATGAAAAAAGCAACTATATTATAAGCTATATTTTTTCAGCTTTTTTAGCACATATAATAAACTTAAAATGTGCAAATTTAAATATTGGATGCACTGGCATAGGTGCATATTTTGATGAGGAATCAAAAAAAATATTAAATACAACAAACAATATACTTTATCTACAAGCTATAGGAAAATAA
- a CDS encoding NifX-associated nitrogen fixation protein, which produces MDAKKVFVDTLIGQIRALDQFGTWVNKSNEDLLQEKYVRTKEQLKEIPIIADIDEMQTQDIRLIYQAVALAFEKMTGIMCSVVMEMSHEGFGRVVVFANDIVLCDKGFKDAHRFSFRTLEKLEEEGEKLLTKAQERYKKYKS; this is translated from the coding sequence ATGGATGCTAAAAAAGTTTTTGTTGATACATTAATCGGTCAAATTAGAGCCTTAGACCAATTTGGCACATGGGTAAATAAATCTAATGAAGATTTATTACAAGAGAAATATGTAAGAACAAAAGAACAATTAAAAGAGATTCCAATTATTGCAGATATTGATGAGATGCAAACACAAGATATTAGACTTATATACCAAGCAGTAGCACTTGCTTTTGAAAAGATGACAGGGATTATGTGTTCTGTTGTAATGGAGATGAGTCATGAAGGTTTTGGTAGAGTTGTAGTTTTTGCAAATGATATTGTGTTGTGTGATAAAGGCTTTAAAGATGCTCATAGATTTTCATTTAGGACTTTAGAGAAACTTGAAGAAGAGGGTGAAAAGCTACTTACTAAAGCTCAAGAAAGATATAAAAAATATAAAAGCTAA
- the nifH gene encoding nitrogenase iron protein — MSDLRQIAFYGKGGIGKSTTSQNTLAAMCHYYGKKILIVGCDPKADSTRLILHEKAQSTIMQLASEAGTVEDLELEDVCKPGADEFHMDNTDITEGYINCTESGGPEPGVGCAGRGVITAINFLEEEGAYDDELDFVSYDVLGDVVCGGFAMPIREGKAQEIYIVMSGEMMAMYAANNISKGILKYANTGGVRLAGLICNARMTDKEYDLAKHLAEQIGTQMIHFVPRSNHVQRAELRRMTVVEFSPSSDQAMEYKELARKIIENDLKVIPAPLEMDDLENLLMEFGLEEEVEEDAIGQKEA, encoded by the coding sequence ATGTCAGATTTAAGACAAATAGCGTTTTACGGAAAAGGTGGGATTGGTAAATCAACTACATCTCAAAATACTTTAGCGGCAATGTGCCACTACTATGGTAAAAAAATTCTTATCGTTGGATGTGATCCAAAAGCAGATTCAACAAGATTAATTTTACATGAAAAAGCTCAATCAACAATTATGCAATTAGCTTCTGAAGCAGGAACTGTTGAAGACTTAGAATTAGAAGATGTATGTAAACCAGGTGCAGATGAATTCCACATGGATAATACTGATATTACTGAAGGTTATATTAACTGTACTGAATCTGGTGGTCCTGAGCCAGGTGTTGGATGTGCTGGTAGAGGTGTTATTACTGCAATTAACTTCTTAGAAGAAGAGGGTGCATATGATGATGAGTTAGATTTCGTTTCTTATGACGTTCTTGGAGACGTTGTTTGTGGTGGATTTGCTATGCCAATTAGAGAAGGTAAAGCTCAAGAGATTTATATTGTAATGTCTGGGGAAATGATGGCTATGTATGCAGCTAACAACATTTCTAAAGGTATTTTAAAATATGCAAATACTGGTGGAGTTAGACTTGCTGGTTTAATTTGTAATGCAAGAATGACAGATAAAGAGTATGACCTAGCAAAACACTTAGCAGAGCAAATTGGTACTCAAATGATTCACTTCGTTCCAAGATCTAACCACGTTCAAAGAGCTGAGTTAAGAAGAATGACAGTTGTTGAATTCAGTCCTAGTTCTGACCAAGCTATGGAATATAAAGAATTAGCTAGAAAAATTATCGAAAATGATTTAAAAGTTATTCCTGCTCCATTAGAAATGGATGACCTTGAAAACTTATTAATGGAATTTGGACTTGAAGAAGAAGTAGAAGAAGATGCAATTGGACAAAAAGAAGCGTAA
- a CDS encoding 2Fe-2S iron-sulfur cluster-binding protein — MTTRVEIINDFLAINVKPGSTIQDVVEASGSALPFGCRDGECGTCVVEVEQGMEFLSEINEKEVKVIKEACAGTCTDNTRLSCQMKVVKPNGVVRIKY, encoded by the coding sequence ATGACAACAAGAGTAGAAATTATTAATGACTTTTTAGCAATAAACGTTAAACCAGGAAGTACAATTCAAGATGTAGTTGAAGCTTCAGGTTCAGCTTTACCATTCGGATGTAGAGATGGTGAGTGTGGTACTTGTGTAGTAGAAGTTGAGCAAGGTATGGAATTTTTATCTGAAATCAATGAAAAAGAAGTAAAAGTTATTAAAGAAGCTTGCGCTGGTACTTGTACTGATAACACAAGACTTTCATGTCAAATGAAAGTTGTTAAACCAAATGGTGTAGTTAGAATTAAATACTAA
- a CDS encoding nitrogenase-stabilizing/protective protein NifW has product MATVEDFYKLRDTEDYFRFFNIDFDQALINVKRFHMMKEYGTLIKKGIGTITDENKLLEFLKFSLLRVYGDYKNGHAPSAADVWNMYETGKLEGCSSCGTTGTSTGGSCGC; this is encoded by the coding sequence ATGGCAACTGTAGAAGATTTTTATAAACTAAGAGATACAGAAGATTATTTTAGATTTTTTAATATCGATTTTGATCAAGCATTAATCAATGTAAAAAGATTTCATATGATGAAAGAGTATGGAACTTTAATCAAAAAAGGTATTGGAACTATTACTGATGAAAATAAGCTTCTTGAATTTTTAAAGTTCTCACTTTTAAGAGTTTATGGTGATTATAAAAATGGCCATGCTCCAAGCGCAGCAGATGTTTGGAATATGTATGAAACAGGGAAATTAGAAGGTTGTTCTTCATGTGGAACAACAGGAACTTCAACTGGAGGTTCTTGTGGCTGCTAA
- a CDS encoding nitrogen fixation protein NifZ → MAAKGINHDEIVNPNTYLHDSVTASRSGKDEDSAKFGVGQKVKLIKEIVNDGTYPHSPIGTLMMPAGAIGYIKSIGEFLQVIRVYEVHFLGVEEAPVEVVGCRENELEAMEDYRNEVDEELEFMRKHREKHYSKED, encoded by the coding sequence GTGGCTGCTAAAGGTATAAACCATGATGAAATAGTTAACCCCAATACTTATCTTCACGATAGTGTTACGGCAAGTAGATCAGGGAAAGATGAAGATAGTGCAAAATTTGGTGTGGGACAAAAAGTTAAACTTATTAAAGAGATTGTAAATGATGGAACTTATCCTCACTCTCCAATAGGTACTCTTATGATGCCTGCTGGAGCGATTGGTTATATTAAATCAATTGGAGAATTTCTTCAAGTTATTCGTGTATATGAAGTTCATTTTTTAGGTGTAGAAGAAGCACCTGTAGAAGTAGTTGGCTGTAGAGAAAATGAACTTGAAGCTATGGAAGACTATAGAAACGAAGTTGACGAAGAACTTGAGTTTATGAGAAAACATAGAGAGAAGCATTACAGTAAAGAGGATTAA
- a CDS encoding phospholipase D-like domain-containing protein gives MIAWLLFMILVPYLAVILYFIFGTRKVRSKYKEENISVEKAGFSQDSTEFGIYNSAANGKIDLYFDYIESYNEFKKSIIESKKNIYICTYLFKYDDVTKEIIELLEQKAKEQVKIKILIDSLGSLSTYFFQRRLQGLKQLGVEIEFFMPIFKIPFRNYINLRNHRKIYIFDNQKVLSGGINLSKEYFGKEYIRNRWEDILFSCKGRCVEDFFTIFASDWYYATKERLTFDLIPMYEDGNDKIKVLPSGPDVKTDILYETILNKIFSAKERIWIVTPYFIPNETLSKALIIAKHKGVDIKLITPNKSNHIVADLARNSFLRELQENEIDVLLYRGPMLHAKAILFDNKWAMIGSVNLDNRSLFLNYEVSTFVSSYETVSNIENWMEQLIDNSVIGINKASRLKVISENLMRVIAPQL, from the coding sequence ATGATTGCTTGGCTTTTATTTATGATATTAGTTCCTTATCTGGCAGTTATTTTATATTTTATTTTTGGTACTAGAAAAGTTAGAAGTAAATATAAAGAGGAAAATATTAGTGTTGAAAAAGCAGGTTTTTCTCAAGACAGTACAGAATTTGGGATATATAATAGTGCAGCTAATGGAAAAATTGATCTTTATTTTGATTATATAGAATCATATAATGAGTTCAAAAAATCTATAATTGAATCTAAAAAAAATATTTATATTTGTACTTACCTTTTTAAATATGATGATGTTACTAAAGAGATTATTGAGTTACTTGAACAAAAAGCTAAAGAGCAAGTAAAGATTAAAATCTTGATTGACTCTTTAGGTTCTTTATCTACTTATTTTTTTCAAAGAAGATTACAAGGTTTAAAACAATTAGGTGTTGAGATTGAATTTTTTATGCCGATATTCAAAATACCTTTTAGAAACTATATAAATTTGAGAAATCATAGAAAGATTTATATTTTTGATAACCAAAAAGTATTAAGTGGAGGGATAAACCTTTCAAAAGAATACTTTGGAAAAGAGTATATAAGAAATAGGTGGGAAGATATTTTATTTTCTTGCAAAGGAAGATGTGTTGAAGATTTTTTTACAATTTTTGCTTCTGATTGGTATTATGCTACAAAAGAGAGATTAACTTTTGACTTGATACCTATGTATGAAGATGGTAATGATAAAATTAAAGTTCTTCCAAGTGGACCAGATGTAAAAACTGATATTTTGTATGAAACAATTTTAAATAAAATATTTTCTGCTAAAGAAAGGATATGGATAGTTACACCATATTTTATACCAAATGAAACTCTGAGTAAAGCTTTGATTATTGCAAAACATAAGGGAGTAGATATCAAGTTAATCACTCCTAATAAATCAAATCATATTGTTGCAGATTTAGCTAGGAACTCTTTTTTACGGGAGCTACAAGAAAATGAGATTGATGTTTTACTTTATAGAGGACCAATGTTACATGCAAAAGCTATTTTATTTGATAATAAGTGGGCAATGATAGGAAGTGTAAATCTAGATAATAGAAGTTTATTTTTAAATTATGAGGTTTCAACTTTTGTTTCTTCATATGAAACAGTATCAAATATAGAAAACTGGATGGAACAACTTATTGATAATTCAGTAATTGGAATAAATAAAGCTTCTAGATTAAAAGTGATTTCTGAGAATCTTATGAGAGTTATAGCCCCACAATTATAA